A stretch of Petrotoga mexicana DSM 14811 DNA encodes these proteins:
- the frr gene encoding ribosome recycling factor, producing MAKKSSYAKEAEEKMKKTIEHFEDELKKVRTGRPTTAIFEDIKVDYYGVPTPINQVATLSVGEERTVVITPWDKKMLEPIEKAINASNFGFHAINDGNVVRVSFPNPTIEERRKLVKAVKEMLEETKVALRNIRRDDIKKIKEIKNEGSLSEDEAKKMEEEIQEILKEKEEEAEKIFQKKEKEIMES from the coding sequence ATGGCAAAGAAAAGTTCTTATGCGAAAGAAGCAGAAGAAAAAATGAAAAAAACCATTGAACATTTCGAAGATGAATTGAAAAAAGTAAGAACTGGAAGACCTACTACCGCTATTTTTGAGGATATAAAAGTTGATTACTATGGGGTGCCAACTCCTATTAACCAGGTCGCAACCTTAAGTGTTGGAGAAGAAAGAACCGTTGTGATCACTCCATGGGATAAAAAGATGCTGGAACCTATAGAAAAAGCGATAAATGCTTCTAATTTTGGCTTTCACGCTATAAATGATGGTAACGTAGTGAGGGTATCTTTTCCAAATCCCACTATTGAAGAAAGAAGAAAATTAGTAAAAGCGGTAAAAGAAATGCTGGAAGAAACAAAAGTAGCTTTAAGGAACATTAGAAGAGACGATATAAAAAAGATTAAAGAAATAAAGAACGAGGGCTCATTAAGTGAGGATGAAGCAAAAAAAATGGAGGAAGAAATCCAAGAGATTTTGAAAGAAAAAGAAGAAGAAGCAGAAAAAATATTCCAAAAGAAAGAAAAAGAGATTATGGAGTCATAA
- a CDS encoding patatin-like phospholipase family protein has translation MRLLAVALSGGGAKGAAHVGALLELEKMGIKFDIVVGTSIGALVGAGYAILGNSNLLYEYALRLQKAPFIKKAPTSRKIPSILTCIGANLLPSTLPSFLYFYILKKVFKDITFEDLKIKFYCTAVKMESEALVIFNEGPLFPALKASMAMPGAFRPVKINGSKYIDGGTLEKLPILTAKKVGADKIIALKLLSKKIKYEEIKNASQAFDRMDSIRENIYDNLTKKFANVLIELPTEDFNTLDFTQTQALIDTGRKAVLEKKEEILEKIL, from the coding sequence TTGAGATTGCTTGCTGTTGCCTTATCTGGAGGCGGGGCTAAAGGTGCTGCCCACGTTGGGGCACTTTTAGAACTTGAAAAAATGGGGATCAAATTTGATATCGTTGTTGGTACAAGTATTGGCGCACTCGTAGGTGCTGGGTATGCCATTTTAGGTAACTCCAACTTACTATATGAATACGCTTTAAGGTTACAAAAAGCTCCTTTTATAAAAAAAGCACCTACGTCGCGCAAAATACCTTCTATTTTGACGTGCATAGGTGCAAACTTACTACCATCGACTTTACCTTCTTTTCTTTATTTTTACATATTAAAAAAGGTATTTAAAGATATTACCTTTGAAGATTTGAAAATTAAATTCTATTGTACCGCCGTAAAAATGGAAAGTGAAGCTTTAGTAATTTTCAATGAAGGACCTTTGTTCCCTGCTTTAAAGGCTAGTATGGCGATGCCTGGTGCATTCAGGCCCGTTAAAATAAACGGTAGCAAATACATAGATGGTGGAACTCTGGAAAAGCTACCTATCCTAACGGCTAAAAAAGTTGGTGCGGATAAAATTATCGCCCTAAAACTCTTATCAAAGAAGATAAAATACGAGGAAATAAAAAATGCCTCCCAAGCTTTTGATAGGATGGATTCAATAAGAGAAAATATATACGATAATTTAACAAAAAAGTTTGCCAACGTACTTATCGAATTACCCACAGAAGACTTTAATACTTTAGATTTCACACAAACACAAGCCTTAATAGATACTGGGAGAAAAGCTGTTTTAGAAAAAAAGGAAGAAATCTTGGAGAAAATACTATGA
- the uppS gene encoding polyprenyl diphosphate synthase — MKLSKVPTHVGIIMDGNGRWATKSGHDRNYGHQKGAETALNVIEWSKEFGINYLTLYTFSEENWKRPQNEIEFLFDLFIRYFEDNLKRIIENGVNVRFLGRINKLPENLIKTCKEIEEISKHNKDFNLIFALNYSGRQEILDAVNKILEEKKITVTKEDIDNNLYLPNVPYPDLIIRTAGEQRLSNFLLWQSAYSELYFTETLWPDFSYDDYLNALLDYSKRERRFGGISSKFKDMEENF; from the coding sequence ATGAAACTTTCGAAAGTGCCTACTCACGTGGGTATAATTATGGATGGAAACGGAAGATGGGCAACTAAAAGTGGACATGACAGGAACTATGGACATCAAAAGGGTGCTGAAACTGCCCTAAATGTTATTGAGTGGTCTAAAGAATTTGGAATTAATTATCTTACCTTATACACCTTTTCAGAAGAAAATTGGAAGAGACCACAAAATGAGATAGAATTTTTGTTTGATTTATTCATAAGATACTTTGAAGATAACCTTAAACGAATCATAGAAAACGGGGTAAATGTAAGATTTTTGGGAAGAATCAATAAACTACCAGAAAATCTTATAAAGACTTGTAAAGAAATCGAGGAGATAAGTAAACATAACAAAGATTTCAATTTGATCTTTGCCTTGAATTACAGTGGAAGGCAAGAGATTTTAGATGCAGTAAACAAAATCTTGGAAGAAAAGAAGATAACGGTAACAAAAGAAGATATTGACAACAACCTTTATTTACCGAATGTTCCTTATCCTGATTTAATAATAAGAACCGCAGGTGAACAAAGATTAAGTAACTTTTTACTTTGGCAATCTGCTTATTCGGAGCTGTATTTTACAGAAACTTTATGGCCCGATTTTTCTTATGATGATTATCTCAACGCCCTTTTAGATTATTCTAAAAGAGAAAGACGATTTGGCGGTATAAGCAGTAAGTTTAAAGATATGGAGGAAAACTTTTGA
- a CDS encoding phosphatidate cytidylyltransferase, protein MNKKELWTRVLSGVIIGPIVVFSYLTYPTLLGLVTTIVMLASFELIELFTSDVKNDFIKLLLTFIVGTSSLIYGFSLEAEYRGILPFESEGIFFLAFVASVFSIMLLVKEITHTKRFIESSALSIIYVSFFLSNFYLIHLNYGAGMAILALTTVWAYDAGAYFFGLSFGKHKLSPHFSPKKSWEGLLGGIFFAFAYILIFDTIGIFFGSIQKITFLQTFIFALMVGFFDTIGDLTESIIKRYYNVKDSGEILPGHGGMLDRIDGLLIVTPMWYFLLRILWI, encoded by the coding sequence TTGAATAAAAAAGAACTCTGGACAAGAGTATTATCAGGGGTAATTATAGGACCCATAGTTGTCTTTTCTTATCTAACATATCCCACTCTTTTAGGATTGGTTACAACTATAGTGATGTTGGCATCCTTTGAACTGATTGAATTATTTACAAGCGATGTCAAAAACGATTTCATCAAGCTTTTGCTAACTTTTATTGTAGGAACATCTAGTCTTATATATGGGTTCTCTTTGGAGGCTGAATATAGAGGAATTTTACCTTTTGAAAGTGAAGGAATATTTTTCTTAGCTTTTGTAGCGTCTGTATTTTCGATCATGCTCTTAGTTAAAGAGATAACTCACACAAAAAGGTTTATAGAATCTTCTGCATTAAGTATTATCTACGTATCTTTTTTCCTTTCAAATTTTTATTTGATTCATTTGAACTATGGAGCAGGGATGGCGATTTTAGCATTAACCACGGTATGGGCTTATGATGCCGGTGCATATTTTTTCGGACTTAGTTTTGGTAAGCATAAACTTTCTCCACATTTTTCACCAAAAAAAAGTTGGGAGGGATTATTAGGTGGCATCTTTTTCGCTTTTGCTTATATACTTATATTTGATACCATTGGGATTTTTTTTGGAAGTATTCAAAAAATAACTTTTTTGCAGACTTTTATCTTTGCGTTAATGGTGGGTTTCTTCGATACCATCGGTGATTTAACAGAATCAATTATTAAAAGATATTATAATGTAAAAGACTCTGGAGAAATTCTACCAGGTCATGGGGGAATGCTCGACAGAATTGATGGTTTGTTGATCGTAACCCCAATGTGGTATTTTCTGTTGAGAATACTGTGGATATAG
- a CDS encoding type II secretion system F family protein gives MKKLYKVEVEERSSNKRYECLLLLKNKEEIYTLLSNLNIIVININVDNFYFNSKKFNIDQMISLVDNLYLLVNSGLTVLEAMEFLVFNEQVDKFIRGVISKGYFLVKKGLDYKTAFNFPEIDSYFRYTINISKTTLILRKNLSNLKNYYNNMKLSKSTAEKSLIYPLLILSSILVLLFLLNFWVIPQFSSLLGYDINLNLSTYMLISLLIFFFLGLITFWIGKGNDIIWTKIPFLKFLYKNYILHEFTRNVNLLLKSGLTIYNALEIVLSNTNSQYISSTFLTAYLDIEKGKDLTEVFSKIKDVKEFSLTMSVSKRKGNYKEVFDFLENYYYSSFKTASDKIMKMIEPVLIIFLSVIILSLAFEIYSNVYLGGIKFEMGGTF, from the coding sequence ATGAAAAAACTTTACAAGGTGGAAGTAGAGGAAAGATCATCAAATAAAAGATACGAATGTCTATTACTTTTAAAAAATAAAGAAGAAATTTACACTCTTCTGTCTAATCTCAATATCATAGTTATCAACATCAATGTTGATAACTTTTATTTCAACAGTAAAAAATTCAATATCGATCAAATGATCAGCCTTGTTGATAATTTGTATCTCCTTGTAAACTCGGGTTTAACTGTCCTTGAAGCTATGGAATTTTTAGTTTTCAACGAACAGGTTGATAAGTTCATAAGAGGTGTAATTTCCAAGGGCTACTTCTTAGTCAAAAAAGGATTAGACTACAAAACAGCATTTAATTTTCCAGAAATAGATAGCTACTTTAGGTATACCATAAACATCTCAAAGACAACGCTAATTTTAAGAAAAAACTTATCCAATCTAAAAAATTACTATAACAATATGAAACTCTCCAAGTCTACCGCCGAAAAATCATTAATATATCCTCTCCTCATTCTTTCATCAATTTTAGTTTTGCTTTTTCTTCTAAATTTTTGGGTTATTCCACAGTTTTCTTCACTTTTAGGATACGACATTAATCTCAACTTATCAACTTACATGTTGATAAGTTTGTTGATATTTTTCTTCTTAGGGTTGATAACTTTCTGGATAGGCAAGGGAAACGACATTATTTGGACAAAGATTCCGTTTTTAAAGTTTTTGTACAAGAATTACATACTTCATGAATTCACAAGGAACGTTAACTTACTTTTAAAAAGTGGTCTCACAATATACAACGCCTTAGAAATAGTTCTCTCTAATACGAATTCACAGTATATATCATCCACTTTCTTAACAGCCTATTTGGATATAGAAAAAGGGAAAGATCTTACCGAGGTTTTTTCAAAAATCAAAGATGTTAAAGAATTTTCTTTAACAATGAGCGTCTCAAAGAGGAAAGGGAATTATAAAGAGGTATTTGACTTTTTAGAAAACTATTATTATTCCTCTTTTAAAACCGCGTCGGATAAAATTATGAAAATGATCGAACCTGTGCTTATAATATTTTTATCTGTTATAATTTTGAGTTTGGCATTTGAAATTTATTCCAATGTCTACTTAGGGGGGATAAAATTTGAAATGGGTGGCACATTCTAA
- a CDS encoding metallophosphoesterase family protein, with product MKKYFIVFLFAILSVHFFSVDVISTDQDNYISSNNYLTTGISKENGYITFFKSNEANQSLFTNHKILISSVEFQNSVIETSEDSISFIYDQNDFKVVNKYTLQDQNLLLSTMITNKTETKKRVQMNEIIDYSDTFPFFIKSKILNNYLLVLQQDFGSFGYFPVDDQTFQRVIANDEMTTSISFFTLEPQDLLEFTRVITVGESVSEIEKRYYDKFSIGYATIEKNIILGNEKSAEGMRVVLEDKLGTIQDVQLVDEKGKAKFYLPYGEDYENFQVKVDFGNLKSESVPLLGSEGLFVEVSENYFYYKPFLTNKEENGVTINFRMAVPARSTVDVYDSDNEAKVLEIQNEFPLEYHYIELSDLQPDSSYEYVINVEDTYTLNEVKTEKKAFKTKPLDENINTFRFIVYGDTQIYDERHAYVVNRIVENSDLNTAFILKPGDHTEEGTSEKSWSKFFESAYPLSSQIPYYMVLGNHERNSILYYRAFELPSGGGDYSKRWYSFDYGNSHFVILDSNILESSNLYEKQMEWLEEDLKNNNDKKFIFVAFHHPFWTTATEYGSMEENLPEGHFNTKNWLPIFKKYGVDVVINGHIHAYERYFKDGIMFITSGGGGAKLNTNHGADPLPWHVKHVLGKLHYIIFDVYEDSIKVTVKAVARVDNPLFPNQYTPIDEVIDELYIYKK from the coding sequence GTGAAAAAGTATTTTATCGTATTTCTTTTTGCCATTTTGTCTGTGCACTTTTTTTCAGTAGATGTAATTTCAACTGATCAGGATAATTATATATCATCTAACAACTATTTGACAACAGGGATTTCTAAAGAAAATGGATATATCACCTTTTTTAAAAGTAATGAAGCTAACCAAAGTCTTTTCACAAATCATAAAATTCTAATTTCTAGTGTAGAATTCCAAAACAGCGTTATAGAAACTTCAGAAGATTCAATTTCTTTCATTTATGATCAAAATGACTTCAAAGTAGTGAATAAATATACCTTACAAGATCAAAACCTCTTATTGAGTACTATGATAACTAACAAAACGGAAACAAAAAAAAGAGTCCAAATGAATGAAATAATAGATTACTCAGACACATTTCCTTTTTTTATCAAGTCAAAGATCTTAAATAACTATTTATTAGTTCTTCAGCAAGATTTTGGGAGCTTTGGCTATTTCCCAGTTGATGATCAAACATTTCAGAGGGTTATAGCAAACGATGAGATGACCACAAGTATCTCATTTTTTACCCTTGAACCTCAGGATTTGCTGGAATTTACAAGAGTTATAACCGTTGGTGAGAGTGTTAGCGAAATAGAAAAAAGATATTACGATAAATTCAGTATAGGTTATGCAACTATCGAAAAAAATATAATATTGGGCAATGAAAAGTCTGCTGAGGGCATGAGAGTTGTTCTAGAAGATAAATTGGGAACCATTCAAGATGTTCAGCTCGTTGATGAAAAAGGAAAAGCTAAATTTTATCTTCCCTATGGCGAAGATTATGAAAATTTCCAAGTTAAGGTAGATTTTGGAAATTTGAAGAGTGAATCTGTTCCTCTTTTGGGGTCGGAAGGTCTTTTTGTTGAAGTTTCTGAAAATTATTTTTATTACAAACCTTTTCTCACTAATAAAGAGGAAAATGGTGTGACTATTAATTTCAGGATGGCTGTCCCTGCTCGATCAACTGTAGACGTTTACGATTCAGACAACGAAGCTAAGGTGTTAGAAATACAAAACGAATTTCCTTTGGAATATCATTATATAGAACTTTCTGATTTGCAACCTGATTCTTCCTATGAGTATGTGATAAATGTTGAAGATACCTATACTCTAAATGAGGTTAAGACAGAAAAAAAGGCTTTTAAAACAAAGCCTTTAGATGAAAATATCAATACCTTTAGATTCATAGTTTATGGAGATACCCAAATCTATGATGAAAGGCACGCTTACGTTGTTAATAGAATTGTAGAAAATTCGGATCTAAATACAGCATTCATTCTTAAACCTGGAGATCACACGGAAGAAGGTACGTCAGAAAAGAGTTGGAGTAAATTTTTTGAATCTGCATACCCTTTAAGTTCTCAAATTCCATATTACATGGTTTTAGGTAACCATGAAAGAAATAGCATACTGTATTATAGGGCATTCGAGCTTCCAAGTGGTGGTGGAGATTATTCCAAAAGATGGTACTCTTTTGATTATGGAAACTCTCATTTTGTTATCTTAGATTCTAATATTTTAGAATCTTCAAATCTGTATGAAAAACAAATGGAGTGGTTAGAAGAAGATCTTAAAAACAATAATGATAAAAAGTTTATCTTTGTGGCTTTTCATCATCCTTTTTGGACGACAGCCACGGAGTATGGCAGTATGGAAGAAAACCTTCCAGAAGGTCATTTCAACACAAAAAATTGGTTGCCTATTTTCAAAAAGTACGGTGTTGATGTCGTAATAAACGGGCATATACATGCCTACGAGAGATATTTCAAGGATGGAATTATGTTTATAACCAGTGGTGGAGGGGGTGCTAAACTAAATACAAATCATGGAGCGGATCCTTTGCCCTGGCATGTAAAGCACGTGCTTGGAAAGCTTCATTACATTATTTTTGATGTTTACGAAGATTCTATCAAGGTTACTGTAAAAGCAGTGGCAAGAGTTGATAATCCTCTTTTCCCAAATCAATATACTCCAATTGATGAAGTAATTGATGAATTATACATATACAAAAAGTGA
- the alaS gene encoding alanine--tRNA ligase: MKYFTSEEIRERFLCFFEKKGHKRLPSSSLIPNDPQLLFTVAGMVPFKPIFWGKVEPTYTRITTCQKCLRTNDIENVGKTPRHHTFFEMLGNFSFGDYFKKEAIKWAWKFLTEELELPAEKLWASVYETDDEAFNIWKDDIKIPENKILRFGKEENWWGPAGPTGPCGPCSEIYFDTGYTENCPDQENCTPACDCGRFVEIWNIVFTEYYSDENGNLSPLPRKNIDTGAGFERICAVTQGKYDNFDSDLFKETIEEIQRIFGVKFRENKSKDVSIKVIADHSRAIAFLISEGIIPSNEGRGYVLRRLIRRAVRHGTLLGAKGPFLNSILETVIKKMGKIYPELIEKEDLIKDISSMEEEKFFETMEKGMERLNNIIQNLNNEATLSGKIAFELYDTYGFPLDLTKEILSEKGIEVDEKEFTELMNKQREMARAASGKVEYDTTKQIYKEIDKFLTPTEFIGYDKLSSTEEVQLILKGDSIVQQAQEGEEIELFFSKTPFYAERGGQVSDKGIIYNESFEAEVIHVKPIRNEIISHLVKVKKGSIKNGERVFLKVDEKKRKATEKNHTATHLLHSALRKVIGEHIRQAGSYVAPERLRFDFTHYEPLTQDQIKQIEYLVNEQIQKAIPVNIYLKSLEEAKNMDVIALFEEKYGEVVRIVEIDDFSRELCGGTHVSNTGEIGLFKILEESSISSGVRRIEAITGFESLNYVTEMESIITNLSKMLDSSSDQIPDKIETILKTIKNQEKEIKQLQFQLATKNIERLAQTPQIIEGEKVVAAQLENLEKDVHANTADILLQKLGRGVVILFNKSNNDQVSLVVKVSKDISKKFHAGNIARKIASYLGGGGGGGPTFAQAGGKYVNKVKEVIEHINDFMGV; the protein is encoded by the coding sequence ATGAAATATTTTACCTCTGAAGAAATCAGAGAAAGGTTTTTGTGTTTTTTTGAAAAAAAAGGACACAAAAGGCTACCTAGTTCTTCTTTGATTCCCAATGATCCTCAATTGTTGTTTACGGTGGCTGGAATGGTCCCTTTTAAACCAATCTTTTGGGGAAAAGTTGAACCCACTTATACGAGAATCACCACATGTCAAAAATGTTTAAGGACGAATGATATAGAAAATGTAGGAAAAACCCCCAGACATCACACCTTTTTTGAGATGTTGGGGAATTTTTCTTTTGGGGATTATTTCAAAAAAGAGGCTATAAAATGGGCTTGGAAATTTTTAACAGAAGAATTGGAACTTCCAGCCGAAAAATTATGGGCTTCTGTGTATGAAACCGATGACGAGGCTTTTAATATTTGGAAAGATGATATCAAAATACCTGAAAATAAAATACTTAGATTCGGTAAAGAAGAAAACTGGTGGGGACCTGCAGGTCCAACCGGCCCATGTGGTCCTTGTTCAGAAATATACTTTGACACAGGGTATACCGAAAACTGCCCTGATCAAGAAAACTGTACTCCTGCATGCGATTGTGGGCGTTTTGTCGAGATTTGGAACATAGTTTTCACTGAATATTATTCCGATGAAAACGGAAACCTTTCTCCTTTACCAAGAAAAAACATTGATACTGGTGCGGGTTTTGAAAGAATCTGTGCAGTTACTCAAGGTAAATATGATAATTTTGACTCTGATTTATTCAAGGAAACAATAGAAGAAATACAACGAATCTTTGGTGTAAAATTCAGAGAAAATAAAAGTAAAGATGTATCAATAAAAGTAATAGCCGATCATTCAAGGGCGATTGCCTTTCTAATATCTGAAGGAATTATACCATCAAATGAAGGAAGAGGCTACGTTTTAAGAAGATTAATAAGAAGGGCCGTACGACATGGAACCTTGTTAGGAGCAAAAGGTCCATTTTTAAACAGTATTCTTGAAACAGTGATTAAAAAAATGGGTAAAATCTATCCTGAACTTATCGAAAAAGAAGATTTAATTAAAGATATTTCATCTATGGAAGAAGAAAAGTTTTTTGAAACGATGGAAAAAGGGATGGAAAGATTAAACAACATAATTCAAAACTTAAACAACGAAGCCACATTATCTGGAAAAATCGCTTTCGAACTTTACGATACATACGGATTTCCTTTGGATCTCACAAAAGAGATATTATCCGAAAAAGGGATAGAAGTTGATGAAAAAGAATTCACAGAACTGATGAACAAACAAAGAGAGATGGCAAGAGCAGCTTCGGGTAAAGTGGAGTATGATACAACTAAACAAATTTACAAAGAAATCGATAAATTTTTGACTCCAACTGAATTTATTGGTTATGATAAACTAAGTTCGACCGAAGAAGTTCAGCTTATACTCAAAGGAGACAGTATTGTCCAACAAGCTCAAGAAGGTGAAGAAATTGAACTATTTTTCTCAAAAACACCTTTTTATGCAGAAAGGGGAGGGCAAGTCTCTGATAAGGGTATTATCTACAATGAATCATTCGAAGCTGAAGTTATACATGTCAAACCTATAAGAAATGAGATAATATCTCACCTAGTAAAAGTAAAAAAAGGTAGTATAAAAAACGGAGAAAGAGTATTTCTAAAAGTTGATGAAAAAAAGAGAAAAGCCACAGAGAAAAACCACACAGCAACACATCTTTTACATTCTGCACTAAGAAAAGTAATTGGAGAACATATAAGGCAGGCTGGTTCATATGTGGCTCCGGAAAGATTAAGATTCGATTTCACACATTATGAACCTTTGACCCAAGATCAAATAAAGCAAATCGAATACCTTGTAAACGAACAAATACAAAAAGCTATCCCTGTTAACATATACCTAAAAAGCTTAGAAGAGGCAAAAAATATGGATGTTATAGCCTTATTTGAAGAAAAATACGGTGAAGTGGTAAGAATTGTGGAAATTGACGATTTCTCAAGAGAGCTCTGTGGAGGCACACATGTTTCGAATACAGGAGAAATAGGTCTATTCAAAATTCTGGAAGAATCTTCCATTTCTTCAGGAGTTAGAAGAATAGAAGCTATTACTGGTTTTGAAAGTCTTAACTATGTTACAGAAATGGAAAGTATTATCACTAATTTATCTAAAATGTTAGACTCATCAAGTGACCAGATACCTGATAAAATCGAAACCATCCTAAAAACTATCAAAAATCAAGAAAAAGAAATTAAACAACTTCAATTTCAATTAGCCACAAAAAATATAGAAAGATTAGCCCAAACTCCACAAATCATTGAAGGCGAAAAGGTGGTAGCAGCTCAATTAGAAAACTTAGAAAAAGACGTTCATGCCAACACAGCCGATATCCTACTTCAAAAGTTGGGTAGAGGCGTTGTGATCCTTTTCAACAAGAGTAACAACGATCAAGTAAGTTTGGTAGTAAAGGTATCGAAAGACATTTCTAAAAAATTCCATGCGGGAAACATTGCAAGAAAAATAGCCTCCTATTTAGGTGGTGGTGGAGGCGGTGGACCAACTTTCGCACAAGCCGGTGGGAAATATGTTAATAAGGTAAAAGAAGTGATAGAACACATAAATGATTTTATGGGGGTTTGA
- a CDS encoding prepilin-type N-terminal cleavage/methylation domain-containing protein: MKKTKFNEGFTVVEVLIVLGIISILASIAIPSVTGLINQAKATKIVTEMQNVQVAVMNYGIYNPTLSDLTFDVLLSDGYLTSKPENIVIVKDSSTPLEVRIEYNGESPSATELKKINNNILIDNDTAYLVVKY; this comes from the coding sequence ATGAAAAAGACAAAATTTAACGAAGGTTTCACAGTGGTTGAGGTTCTAATAGTATTGGGGATCATTTCGATTCTCGCAAGCATCGCCATCCCATCGGTTACAGGACTTATCAATCAAGCTAAAGCAACTAAAATAGTAACTGAAATGCAAAATGTTCAAGTCGCTGTAATGAACTATGGTATTTATAATCCAACCTTAAGTGACTTGACATTTGATGTTCTCCTGTCAGATGGCTATTTAACTTCTAAACCGGAAAATATAGTAATAGTAAAAGATTCATCTACCCCCTTAGAAGTCAGAATCGAATACAATGGTGAATCACCTTCCGCAACCGAGCTGAAAAAGATTAACAACAACATACTTATCGATAATGATACTGCTTATTTAGTAGTTAAATATTAA
- a CDS encoding Rpn family recombination-promoting nuclease/putative transposase encodes MNELVHNPHDRFFKWIFSDKKIARDFLQNYLPQEAVEIVDLDYLTPENNSHVDEKLKESLSDMLYKTKINGLDGYIYILMEHKSYIEGKVIFQLLRYITSIWEEKYDPKTKKVPIIIPIVIYHGREVWNVETNLSNMVQGIEDLPDELKTYLPTYRYEICDFSIKGKKRIIGLTATKVALEAMRAGTAMTKEEFKERLARVFEYIKQLPEEQVHEWFEGCMIYLLNVREDVTIEEILKVQKEIMPGRGEIVMTIAEKLRNEGKLEGKLEGKVEGKLEERKEFEIRLLSKRFGNQLTEEIKDKIRKADEKTIDYIGDNLLEITIEELKELLK; translated from the coding sequence ATGAATGAATTAGTGCACAATCCTCACGATCGATTCTTCAAATGGATTTTCAGTGACAAAAAGATAGCTCGAGACTTCTTACAAAATTATCTACCTCAAGAAGCTGTAGAAATAGTAGACCTAGATTATTTAACTCCTGAAAACAACAGTCATGTAGATGAAAAACTTAAAGAAAGCCTCTCGGATATGTTGTACAAAACAAAAATAAATGGACTAGATGGATACATATACATTCTGATGGAACATAAAAGCTACATTGAAGGTAAAGTAATCTTTCAACTGTTGAGATACATTACGAGCATATGGGAAGAAAAATACGATCCCAAAACAAAAAAGGTACCGATAATAATACCAATAGTAATATACCATGGAAGAGAAGTATGGAACGTAGAAACGAACTTATCAAATATGGTACAAGGGATAGAAGATTTACCAGATGAACTAAAAACATACTTACCGACATATCGATATGAAATATGTGATTTCTCAATCAAAGGGAAAAAAAGGATAATAGGATTAACAGCGACGAAAGTTGCATTAGAAGCAATGAGAGCAGGAACGGCAATGACCAAAGAAGAATTTAAAGAAAGATTAGCAAGGGTATTTGAATACATAAAACAACTACCAGAAGAACAGGTACATGAATGGTTTGAAGGATGCATGATCTACTTATTAAACGTAAGGGAAGATGTAACGATAGAGGAGATATTAAAAGTACAAAAAGAAATAATGCCTGGAAGGGGTGAGATAGTAATGACGATAGCCGAAAAGTTGAGAAACGAAGGAAAATTAGAAGGTAAATTGGAAGGTAAAGTTGAAGGGAAACTTGAAGAAAGAAAAGAATTTGAAATTAGATTACTAAGCAAAAGATTTGGTAACCAACTAACTGAAGAAATAAAAGACAAGATAAGAAAAGCAGATGAAAAAACGATAGATTACATAGGAGACAATTTATTAGAAATTACAATAGAAGAACTAAAAGAGTTGTTGAAATAA